From Haloarcula sp. CBA1127, a single genomic window includes:
- the rplX gene encoding 50S ribosomal protein L24 has product MSKQPDKQRKSQRRAPLHERHKQVRATLSADLREEYGQRNVRVNAGDTVEVLRGDFAGEDGEVINVDLDKAVIHVEDVTLEKTDGEEVPRPLDTSNVRVTDLDLEDEKREARLESEDDSA; this is encoded by the coding sequence ATGAGCAAGCAACCAGACAAACAACGCAAGAGTCAACGACGTGCCCCGCTCCACGAGCGGCACAAGCAGGTCCGGGCGACGCTGAGCGCCGACCTCCGCGAGGAGTACGGCCAGCGGAACGTCCGCGTCAACGCTGGTGACACCGTTGAGGTGCTCCGTGGTGACTTCGCCGGCGAAGACGGCGAAGTCATCAACGTGGACCTCGACAAGGCCGTCATCCACGTCGAAGACGTCACGCTCGAAAAGACAGACGGCGAGGAAGTCCCGCGACCGCTGGACACCTCGAACGTCCGCGTGACGGACCTAGACCTCGAAGACGAGAAGCGCGAGGCGCGTCTCGAATCGGAGGATGATTCCGCATGA
- a CDS encoding 30S ribosomal protein S17, whose amino-acid sequence MALGLNVQEPEETCADQNCPFHGELSVRGQTLNGEVASTDMEKTVVVEREYDVKVPKYDRFMKRRSRVPAHAPDCLDLAVGDTVTIAECRPLSKTKSHVVVGVVADEQDGDA is encoded by the coding sequence ATGGCGCTAGGACTGAACGTACAGGAACCGGAGGAAACCTGTGCCGATCAGAACTGCCCGTTCCACGGAGAGCTCTCCGTGCGCGGACAGACACTGAACGGCGAGGTAGCCTCCACTGACATGGAGAAGACCGTTGTCGTCGAGCGCGAGTACGACGTGAAGGTGCCGAAATACGACCGCTTCATGAAGCGGCGGAGCCGCGTTCCGGCTCATGCACCCGATTGTCTCGACCTCGCGGTCGGTGACACGGTCACGATAGCAGAGTGTCGACCGCTCTCGAAAACGAAAAGCCACGTCGTCGTCGGCGTGGTCGCCGACGAACAGGACGGTGATGCCTGA
- a CDS encoding 30S ribosomal protein S4e: protein MSNHQKRLSVPNSWPVERKTATFTVKAGAGPHGESGVPLLIVLRDVLGYADNRKEARYALNEDNVLINGKAISDEERPVGMFDILAFTEREEYYRVFPGEGGRLALTAIDPDAAESKLGKIATKTHVSGGDVQLGLHDGETLIVEDDQTYDAGDSIVVGNEDGEIVAHFEYEEGALVTAVDGAHAGEVGEIEEIQVTPGSAQNNVIVSQDEGEGFETVEEYVVVIDENFTGDDE from the coding sequence ATGAGTAACCACCAGAAGCGACTCTCGGTGCCGAACAGTTGGCCCGTAGAGCGCAAGACCGCGACGTTTACGGTGAAAGCCGGTGCCGGCCCGCACGGTGAGTCGGGGGTTCCCCTGCTCATCGTCCTTCGGGACGTACTCGGCTACGCCGACAACCGCAAAGAAGCCCGCTACGCCCTCAACGAGGACAACGTCCTCATCAACGGGAAGGCCATCTCCGACGAGGAACGCCCCGTCGGGATGTTCGACATCCTGGCCTTCACCGAGCGCGAGGAGTACTACCGCGTGTTCCCCGGCGAGGGTGGTCGGCTGGCGCTGACCGCAATCGACCCGGACGCGGCCGAATCCAAGCTCGGTAAGATCGCCACCAAGACACACGTCTCCGGTGGCGACGTTCAGCTGGGTCTCCACGACGGTGAGACGCTCATCGTCGAGGACGACCAGACCTACGATGCTGGCGACTCCATCGTCGTCGGCAACGAGGACGGCGAAATCGTCGCCCACTTCGAGTACGAAGAGGGCGCGCTCGTCACCGCCGTCGACGGCGCCCACGCGGGCGAAGTCGGCGAAATCGAGGAGATTCAGGTGACGCCGGGTTCGGCACAGAACAACGTGATCGTCTCGCAGGACGAGGGCGAAGGCTTCGAGACAGTCGAAGAGTACGTCGTCGTCATCGACGAGAACTTCACGGGTGATGATGAATGA
- a CDS encoding 50S ribosomal protein L14, whose protein sequence is MEALGADVTQGLEKGSLITCADNTGARELKVISVHGYSGTKNRHPKAGLGDKITVSVTKGTPEMRRQVLEAVVVRQRKPIRRPDGTRVKFEDNAAVIVDENEDPRGTELKGPIAREVAQRFGSVASAATMIV, encoded by the coding sequence ATGGAAGCACTCGGTGCTGACGTCACGCAAGGCCTGGAGAAGGGCTCGCTCATCACGTGTGCGGACAACACGGGAGCGCGCGAACTTAAGGTCATTTCCGTCCACGGCTACTCGGGAACGAAGAACCGCCACCCCAAAGCTGGGCTGGGCGACAAGATCACGGTCTCGGTCACTAAGGGGACGCCCGAAATGCGTCGTCAGGTGCTCGAAGCCGTCGTCGTCCGCCAGCGAAAGCCGATCCGTCGACCCGACGGCACCCGCGTCAAGTTCGAAGACAACGCGGCCGTCATCGTCGACGAGAACGAGGACCCGCGCGGGACCGAGCTGAAAGGTCCCATCGCACGGGAAGTCGCACAGCGATTCGGCAGTGTGGCATCAGCAGCGACGATGATTGTATAG
- a CDS encoding ribonuclease P protein component 1, translating to MPLTPETLPRHELVGLDCEVVAASNPDVIGISGTVVMETTQMLTLEGADRVWHVPKDSATFAFALSTETVLVDGDRLVARPARRTENTGDSLWR from the coding sequence ATGCCACTGACACCCGAGACGCTCCCACGACACGAACTCGTCGGCCTCGACTGCGAGGTCGTCGCGGCGTCCAATCCGGACGTCATCGGTATCAGCGGAACTGTCGTCATGGAGACGACACAGATGCTGACACTCGAGGGTGCCGACCGGGTGTGGCACGTGCCGAAGGACAGCGCGACGTTCGCGTTTGCCCTGTCGACCGAGACGGTTCTCGTCGACGGCGACCGACTCGTTGCCCGTCCCGCTCGTCGCACAGAGAACACAGGAGATTCACTATGGCGCTAG